A single region of the Marispirochaeta aestuarii genome encodes:
- a CDS encoding SufE family protein, which yields MRISDLREDLNLLSSWEERFEYVIDLGKDLPAFPENRKTEEYRVRGCMSRVWVYPRWEETDNTRVFRLLVESDSAIVKGLAAVLVMRYDGVPEADLPEDSSDGLFSELGFAEHISPSRRNGLAALEGRIRSFIDG from the coding sequence GTGAGAATCAGTGATCTTCGTGAGGATTTGAATCTTCTCTCTTCCTGGGAAGAGCGTTTTGAATATGTTATCGATCTTGGAAAGGATCTTCCCGCCTTTCCTGAAAACAGAAAAACCGAAGAATATCGTGTTCGCGGCTGTATGAGCCGGGTGTGGGTTTATCCCCGCTGGGAAGAAACTGATAATACCAGGGTGTTCCGGCTTCTGGTCGAAAGCGATTCCGCCATTGTCAAAGGACTTGCGGCTGTTCTCGTTATGCGTTACGACGGAGTTCCGGAGGCTGATCTGCCTGAAGACAGCTCCGACGGACTCTTTTCAGAACTGGGCTTTGCCGAACACATCTCCCCGTCCCGGAGAAACGGTCTTGCCGCTCTGGAAGGCAGAATCAGGAGTTTTATTGACGGGTGA
- a CDS encoding helix-turn-helix domain-containing protein → MKEETRHRFGEILRNVRERRGITLKKVALEVGVSESLISQIERNKVSPSVDTLIAIANVLEIDLEYLFRDYKRKKNATIVRPDQRVTRTFQGVTYEHLTVVSDPTDEHSMEALLLTLEKGGTRGDMEYGHRGKELGVILEGSGTLTYGSNSYTIHAGDCVSFDSDIPHNLENKGQTPLRAVWIITPPKHTP, encoded by the coding sequence ATGAAAGAAGAGACACGCCACAGATTCGGGGAAATACTCAGAAACGTCAGAGAACGCCGGGGAATCACCTTAAAAAAGGTAGCCCTGGAGGTGGGAGTCAGCGAAAGCCTGATTTCCCAGATTGAACGGAACAAGGTATCCCCCTCTGTCGACACCCTTATTGCCATAGCGAATGTTCTGGAAATCGATCTGGAATACCTCTTCCGCGATTATAAAAGGAAAAAGAACGCCACCATAGTACGTCCCGACCAGCGGGTCACCAGGACCTTCCAGGGTGTCACCTATGAGCACTTAACCGTGGTAAGTGATCCCACGGATGAGCATTCCATGGAAGCCCTTCTTCTTACTCTGGAAAAAGGCGGTACCCGGGGTGACATGGAGTACGGCCACCGGGGAAAAGAACTGGGTGTCATTCTTGAAGGCTCAGGTACCCTCACCTACGGAAGCAACTCATATACTATTCACGCCGGGGATTGTGTCTCCTTCGATTCCGACATTCCCCACAATCTGGAAAACAAAGGCCAGACCCCCCTGCGGGCAGTCTGGATAATAACACCGCCAAAACATACACCCTGA
- a CDS encoding TetR/AcrR family transcriptional regulator, which translates to MVAARGKNRGIDNKKKILNSARKIFQKKGGQQTSLADIAKAAGISKGTLYYYYSTKAELIFDITHEHMNSMTSSLLKLVEDKAETMDAAEIIHLVYNTIIKAESRSKLHLYLVQEAIIGNDELKQRFQQAYNEWREMISSGLKTILKRRKDIDVLSHVLLTSITGGMIQQLLGVDDLPLEEMSHWLVYKR; encoded by the coding sequence ATGGTAGCAGCACGGGGTAAAAACAGGGGAATCGACAATAAAAAAAAGATCCTGAACAGTGCCAGGAAAATCTTTCAGAAGAAAGGCGGACAGCAGACCAGCCTTGCGGACATAGCCAAAGCTGCGGGGATCAGCAAAGGTACCCTCTATTACTATTATTCAACAAAAGCGGAACTGATTTTCGACATTACCCATGAACATATGAATTCGATGACATCCTCCCTCTTGAAGCTCGTGGAGGACAAGGCCGAAACCATGGATGCGGCGGAGATTATCCACCTCGTCTACAACACAATTATAAAAGCCGAATCGCGATCGAAGCTGCACCTCTATCTTGTTCAGGAGGCCATCATCGGCAACGACGAACTGAAGCAGCGTTTCCAGCAGGCTTACAACGAATGGCGGGAAATGATCAGCTCAGGTTTAAAAACAATCCTGAAACGCAGAAAGGATATCGACGTACTCTCCCACGTTCTGCTTACCAGCATAACCGGGGGCATGATACAGCAGCTCCTGGGAGTCGATGACCTTCCCCTGGAAGAGATGTCTCACTGGCTCGTGTATAAACGTTAA
- the ychF gene encoding redox-regulated ATPase YchF, whose protein sequence is MALNCGIVGLPNVGKSTIFSALTSAPAEAANYPFCTIDPNVGIVSVPDSRLQKIVDLIPTEKVIPAIVEFVDIAGLVKGASKGEGLGNKFLANIREVGIIAHVVRCFDDPDVTHVSNTIDPASDIETINIELALADLETVEKRLEKNSKALRSPDKDVKKKAETADLLLKRLQEVLSQGKAARTLDFGNDEKEILKELQLITLKKQIYVANVDEEGIKDGNDYTREVEKIAGEDGVEVVRICGKLEADIAALDSEEEKEMFLSDAGLAESGLSKLIQKAYDTLDLRTFFTAGPKEVRAWTFHKGDTAPKAAGVIHTDFEKGFIKAEVYHCEDLFSYGSEQKVKEAGKLRIEGKEYPVKDGDVMFFKFNV, encoded by the coding sequence ATGGCATTGAATTGCGGTATCGTCGGACTGCCGAATGTTGGAAAATCAACTATTTTTTCTGCCCTTACCTCGGCACCTGCTGAGGCGGCAAACTACCCTTTTTGTACTATAGACCCGAATGTCGGAATAGTGTCCGTACCCGACAGCAGGCTTCAGAAAATTGTAGATCTTATTCCCACAGAAAAGGTTATACCCGCCATCGTGGAATTTGTCGATATCGCTGGACTTGTAAAGGGCGCCTCCAAAGGGGAAGGGCTTGGGAACAAGTTCCTCGCGAACATCCGGGAAGTAGGAATTATCGCCCATGTGGTGCGCTGTTTTGACGATCCTGATGTCACCCATGTAAGCAATACGATTGATCCTGCTTCGGATATCGAGACGATCAATATCGAGCTTGCTCTGGCGGATCTCGAGACGGTGGAGAAGCGGCTGGAAAAAAACAGCAAGGCCCTCCGGTCTCCTGACAAGGATGTGAAAAAGAAGGCCGAAACCGCAGATCTGCTCCTCAAGCGGCTGCAGGAGGTCCTCTCCCAGGGAAAGGCGGCCAGGACCCTGGATTTCGGTAATGATGAAAAGGAGATCCTGAAGGAACTTCAGCTTATTACCCTGAAAAAGCAGATTTATGTGGCCAATGTCGATGAGGAAGGCATAAAGGACGGCAATGATTATACCCGGGAGGTTGAAAAGATTGCCGGAGAAGACGGGGTCGAGGTCGTACGAATCTGCGGCAAACTCGAGGCGGATATCGCGGCACTGGATTCCGAGGAAGAGAAGGAGATGTTCCTCTCCGATGCAGGTCTTGCAGAGTCGGGTCTGTCCAAACTGATACAGAAGGCCTATGACACGCTTGATCTCAGGACCTTTTTTACCGCCGGACCGAAGGAGGTCCGGGCCTGGACCTTCCATAAAGGCGACACCGCGCCGAAAGCCGCCGGGGTAATTCACACGGATTTCGAGAAGGGTTTTATCAAGGCGGAGGTTTACCACTGCGAAGACCTTTTCAGTTATGGATCTGAACAGAAGGTCAAAGAGGCAGGTAAACTGAGGATTGAAGGAAAGGAGTATCCCGTCAAGGACGGAGATGTCATGTTCTTCAAGTTCAATGTTTAG
- a CDS encoding 3-isopropylmalate dehydratase large subunit, with translation MGQTTAQKIFQAHQVDQPEPGRYVLNLDAVFCHEITTPGAILDLKARKKDRVFNPDKIKAVIDHVSPAKDSKTALQGKILREWAREQKIRDFFDIGRNGVCHALFPEKGFVRPGYTVIMGDSHTCTHGAFGAFAAGVGTTDLEVGILKGVCVFREPQTMKIEVRGSLQPGVYAKDLILHIIGTIGVAGATDMVIEFHGEAITAMSMESRMTLSNMAVEAGATSGICMPDTTTVEYLWPFIQDEFASPGAALEEYSRFAADSDAEYSETIVIEAADVVPLSTFGYKPDQVKPVADFDSTPVDQVYIGSCTNGRLEDLRIAAQVLKGKKVAPAVRGILSPATPGVYHEALKEGIIDIFMEAGFCVTNPTCGACLGMSNGVLAEGEVCASTTNRNFNGRMGKGGMVHLMSPASAAATAIAGRIINSPLYARSAK, from the coding sequence ATGGGACAAACGACTGCGCAAAAGATATTCCAGGCTCATCAGGTCGATCAGCCGGAACCCGGACGATATGTTCTCAACCTCGACGCGGTATTCTGCCACGAAATCACGACCCCCGGAGCTATTCTGGATCTCAAGGCCAGAAAGAAGGACCGGGTGTTCAATCCCGATAAAATCAAGGCCGTAATCGACCATGTGAGCCCCGCCAAGGACTCCAAGACGGCCCTTCAGGGCAAGATTCTCCGGGAATGGGCACGGGAGCAGAAAATCAGGGACTTCTTTGACATCGGACGCAACGGGGTCTGCCATGCCCTGTTTCCGGAGAAAGGCTTTGTGCGTCCCGGTTACACTGTAATCATGGGCGACTCCCACACCTGTACCCACGGTGCATTCGGTGCCTTCGCGGCGGGAGTGGGCACCACCGACCTGGAAGTAGGGATCCTCAAAGGCGTCTGCGTCTTTCGTGAACCCCAGACCATGAAGATCGAAGTCCGCGGAAGCCTTCAGCCCGGAGTATACGCCAAGGACCTGATTCTGCACATCATCGGAACCATCGGAGTTGCCGGAGCAACCGACATGGTAATCGAGTTTCACGGAGAGGCGATAACGGCAATGTCCATGGAAAGCCGCATGACCCTGAGCAACATGGCCGTGGAGGCCGGAGCGACCAGCGGTATATGCATGCCGGATACGACCACCGTCGAATACCTCTGGCCCTTCATCCAGGATGAGTTCGCCAGTCCCGGGGCCGCCCTTGAAGAGTACAGCCGCTTCGCCGCCGATTCCGATGCAGAATACAGTGAAACCATCGTTATCGAGGCTGCAGACGTAGTACCCTTGAGCACCTTCGGCTACAAGCCTGACCAGGTAAAACCCGTGGCGGATTTCGATTCCACCCCCGTGGACCAGGTTTATATAGGATCCTGTACCAACGGCAGACTCGAAGACCTTCGCATCGCCGCACAGGTTCTGAAGGGGAAAAAAGTAGCCCCTGCCGTGAGGGGAATACTCTCCCCCGCAACCCCCGGGGTTTACCATGAGGCCCTGAAAGAGGGAATAATAGACATCTTCATGGAGGCCGGCTTCTGTGTCACTAACCCCACCTGCGGGGCATGCCTGGGCATGAGCAACGGAGTACTGGCGGAGGGAGAGGTCTGTGCCTCCACCACCAACCGCAACTTCAACGGCCGCATGGGAAAGGGCGGCATGGTACACCTGATGAGTCCTGCAAGCGCTGCGGCGACAGCCATCGCAGGCCGCATCATCAACTCACCCCTCTATGCAAGGAGCGCAAAATGA
- a CDS encoding metal-dependent transcriptional regulator — translation MVEKLTQSLEDYLEAILFLEKKNRVARVKDIAEALKVQMPSVTGAVRILKEKGLVDYEKNSYITLTGRGTKIARSIYNKHQIVQRFLSEVLMVKEDEAESIACQIEHAMPGSIAARLESFTDFVLSDKVPLGQFRDETGDY, via the coding sequence ATGGTGGAAAAACTCACACAAAGTCTTGAAGATTATCTGGAAGCGATACTTTTTCTCGAAAAAAAGAATCGGGTTGCCCGGGTCAAGGATATAGCGGAAGCATTGAAGGTCCAGATGCCTTCGGTAACAGGAGCTGTGCGTATACTGAAAGAGAAGGGCCTCGTGGACTATGAAAAGAACTCATATATTACCCTGACAGGCAGGGGAACAAAAATAGCCAGATCAATCTACAACAAGCACCAGATCGTACAGCGTTTTCTGTCCGAGGTTCTCATGGTAAAGGAAGATGAGGCTGAATCAATCGCATGCCAGATAGAACACGCAATGCCCGGGAGTATCGCTGCCCGTCTGGAGAGTTTTACAGACTTTGTCCTGAGTGATAAGGTCCCTCTCGGACAATTCAGGGACGAGACCGGCGACTATTGA
- the leuD gene encoding 3-isopropylmalate dehydratase small subunit, with the protein MKNFSGRVLFLDRGDINTDEIIPAKYLTEITREALGPHLLEDLSLEGFDPAKDLEGKKVVVTRENFGCGSSREHAPWALEARGINIVIATSFARIFRQNMFNCGMLAVEIPSPACDDLFQRFSGKDVSVETDLDAMKFIFSSGSEKIEIPFKLSEFEKDLIKAGGWVEYADAKYR; encoded by the coding sequence ATGAAGAACTTCTCAGGCCGGGTCCTTTTTCTGGACCGGGGAGACATAAATACCGACGAGATTATCCCGGCAAAGTATCTCACAGAAATCACCCGGGAGGCCCTGGGTCCCCACCTGCTGGAAGACCTCTCCCTGGAGGGTTTCGATCCGGCAAAGGACCTGGAAGGAAAAAAGGTCGTAGTGACAAGGGAGAATTTCGGATGCGGATCTTCCAGGGAACACGCACCCTGGGCCCTTGAAGCCCGGGGAATCAATATCGTGATAGCCACCAGCTTTGCAAGAATTTTCCGGCAGAACATGTTCAACTGCGGTATGCTGGCGGTGGAAATACCATCCCCTGCATGCGATGATCTTTTTCAACGCTTCTCAGGGAAAGATGTTTCAGTGGAAACGGACCTGGATGCAATGAAGTTTATATTCTCCTCGGGATCAGAAAAGATCGAGATACCCTTTAAACTGAGCGAATTCGAGAAGGATCTGATAAAAGCCGGCGGCTGGGTGGAATACGCCGACGCCAAATACCGGTAA
- a CDS encoding Trp family transcriptional regulator yields MEQDSLTPERAFDELVDAIAATDDRDLIAEFLRSLLTKYEVDELTKRWALVRLIDQGMSQRNIAKELGLSLCKITRGSKELKKENSAFGRMIGIYKKHTAV; encoded by the coding sequence ATGGAACAAGACAGCCTTACCCCGGAAAGGGCTTTTGACGAACTGGTGGATGCCATTGCGGCTACCGATGATCGGGATCTTATCGCAGAGTTTCTGCGCAGCCTTCTGACCAAATACGAGGTTGACGAGCTGACCAAGCGCTGGGCCCTTGTCCGACTCATTGACCAGGGTATGAGTCAGAGGAATATAGCAAAGGAACTCGGCCTGAGTCTGTGCAAGATTACCCGGGGCTCAAAGGAACTGAAAAAAGAGAATTCCGCCTTTGGCAGAATGATCGGTATATACAAAAAGCATACGGCCGTATAA
- a CDS encoding alpha/beta hydrolase produces the protein MYLDYTVTMKQNPRPVLSAAPRYLPGSRKRSILLIHGWTGYPGQLYFLGEELQKAGYTVMIPRLPGHGTSTGDFLASTARDWIRRAEDAYMDLSIECGSPVVAGISMGALLALHLGAVFQPSGVIAAAPAMTFKNPGVCLSPLLKYLIKEIPVVSENESDDPEENYIRKEYWSSRRLSAVAELLKVRRRVRKELFHVDAPLLLLEAGQDELVTPAAVSRTAGMVSSKDSITRLFPGSGHQLFNGQEKQAVAEEIIGWLKARFSGE, from the coding sequence GTGTATTTAGACTATACTGTAACCATGAAGCAGAATCCCCGTCCTGTACTCAGCGCTGCACCCCGTTACCTCCCGGGCAGCCGGAAAAGATCGATCCTTCTTATCCACGGCTGGACAGGATATCCGGGGCAGCTCTACTTTCTCGGCGAAGAGCTGCAGAAAGCGGGATACACGGTCATGATACCGCGCCTGCCGGGTCACGGGACAAGTACCGGCGACTTTCTTGCCAGCACAGCCCGGGACTGGATTCGCCGGGCGGAAGACGCATACATGGACCTGAGCATTGAATGCGGCAGTCCGGTTGTTGCCGGCATCTCCATGGGTGCGCTGCTTGCTCTTCATCTGGGGGCAGTTTTCCAGCCCTCGGGTGTTATTGCCGCAGCTCCTGCAATGACCTTTAAAAACCCCGGCGTCTGCCTTTCGCCGCTTTTGAAGTACCTGATAAAAGAGATCCCCGTGGTGTCGGAGAACGAAAGCGACGACCCGGAGGAAAACTATATTCGAAAAGAATACTGGTCATCCCGAAGGCTTTCGGCGGTGGCGGAACTGCTCAAGGTGAGGCGACGGGTCAGAAAAGAACTCTTCCATGTGGATGCACCCCTGCTGCTCCTGGAGGCGGGTCAGGATGAACTTGTCACCCCTGCAGCAGTATCAAGAACAGCCGGAATGGTCTCTTCCAAAGACTCAATTACCCGGCTTTTTCCCGGGAGCGGACATCAGCTGTTCAACGGTCAGGAGAAGCAGGCTGTAGCGGAAGAGATTATCGGATGGCTGAAAGCACGATTTTCCGGTGAATAA
- a CDS encoding late competence development ComFB family protein: MALEEIYDFSQIRNQAEKLVIEEIERQLTEGELQDNEEFILDVATFALNHLRPIYSYTLLGKLYTDNLEESYYHEVEKAVSNAILKIRGNP; encoded by the coding sequence ATGGCCCTGGAAGAGATCTATGATTTCTCGCAGATTCGAAATCAGGCGGAAAAGCTGGTTATTGAAGAGATCGAGCGGCAACTGACGGAGGGGGAACTGCAGGACAACGAAGAATTCATTCTTGATGTAGCTACGTTTGCCCTCAATCACCTGCGTCCGATTTACAGCTATACCCTTCTGGGGAAACTCTACACCGATAATCTGGAAGAAAGCTACTATCACGAAGTCGAGAAGGCAGTCTCCAACGCTATTCTCAAAATCCGCGGAAATCCCTGA